The Streptomyces racemochromogenes DNA segment TGACCCTGCCGCCGTAGTAGTACGAGCCGCTGCCGCCGCTCTTGCACTCCTTGGAGTTCAGGTGGTCCAGCGTCTTGCGGGAGGCGCACCGCTTGTCGGGCTCGTCGCTGCTCCCGCACGCCACGAGGGTGGCGGCGAGCAGGCCCATGCCGCCGAGTGCGACCGCGCCGGAGCGCATGCGTCGTCTGGTCGTGTTGCCGGTATCCATGGCCTGCACCCTAGAGCGGGGGTGCGGGGGGATGGAATCCGGCCGCCGTCACACCCTTGTCACGACGGGTGACTTACAGTCTGTTCGTGCTGATTGGGATGGTTTGCGCGCTGGGTGCGGCGGTCTGTTTCGGTACGGCGACCGTGCTCCAGGCCGTGGCGGCCCGGGCCGCGGCGGCGGGCGGGGCTACCGGTACGGGGACGCTGTTCCTGAGGGCCGTGCGGCAGTGGCGGTACCTGGCGGGGCTCGGGCTGGACGCGGTCGGTTTCGTGCTCCAGGTCATCGCGCTGCGGCACGTCCCGATCTACGCGGTGGGGGCCGCGCTGGCCGCGAGCCTGGCGGTGACGGCGGTGGTCGCGGCCCGGCTGCTGCGGGTGCGGCTGTCGCGGCTGGAGTGGGGCGCGGTGGGGGTGGTGTGCGCGGGGCTGCTGATGCTCGGGCTGGCCTCGGGTGAGGAGGGCTCGGGGACGGGGACGCTCGCGCTGGCATGGGGCCTGCTCGCGGTGGCGGGGCTGGTGCTGCTCGTCGGCGCGGCGGCGGGACGGCTGCCGGATCGCTCGCGCGCGCTGGTGCTCGGCCTGGCGGCGGGGACGGGCTTCGGGGTGGTGGAGGTGGCCGTCCGCCTCATCGACACCCTGTCCCTGCGGGAGCTGCGCAACCCGGCGCTGTACGCGCTGCTGCTGGGCGGGGCGGCGGGGTTCCTGCTGCTCACCTCCGCCCTGGAACGCGGCTCCGTCACGGCGGCCACGGCCGGCCTGGTCCTCGGCGAGACGGTCGGACCGGCGCTGGTGGGCGTGGCCTGGCTCGGCGACCGCCCCCGCGAGGGCCTGGCCTGGCTGGCCGTGACGGGCTTCGCGGTTGCGGTGGCCGGCTCCCTGGCGCTGTCGCGGTTCGGCGAGCCTACGGAGTCCTGACCCCGGCCAGGAACGCCGCGAACGCCGCCGCGCGGAAGGTCAGCATCGGGCCGCCGGGGGTCTTGGAGTCCCGGACCGGGACGGTGCCGGGGAGGTTGAGGGCGACCTCGACGCACTGGCCGCCGTTGTTGCTGTAGGAGGACTTGCGCCAGCGCGGGGTCGTCGTCATGGGGCCTTGATGCCCGCGACGAACGCCGCGAACGCCTCCGCCCCGAAGTTCAGCACCGGCCCGCCGGGGGTCTTGGAGTCCCGGACGGGGACGATGCCGGGCAGGTTGACGGCTACCTCGACGCAGTTGCCGCCGTTGTTGCTGTAGGAGGACTTGAACCAACGGGGGGAATCGGACCTGGTCGTCACGGGGTGCCCTTTCGTACCTCATTGATCATGGCCACTGATGCCGCCTGGGACAGGGCTTCGGCCTGAAGTTGATGGTAGGCCGTCAGCATGGGGAGCACCGAGACGGTTTCACGGTCCAAGTGGCCCTGTGACTGGGACTCGGCGTAGGCGACCACCGACCGGTCGGCGAGCGTCAGCAGATTGACCGGGAGGTCGAACGGCCGCCGTTCCCCGATCTCGTAGGGCGCGACCTGGAGCATCGTGTGCGGCCGAGCAGCGAACTCGACCAGGCGCTCCAGTTGTGCACCCATCACCTCCGGGCCGCCGACGGGCCTCCGGATGCAGCTCTCGTCCATCACCACGAACACCATGGGCGGTCGTACGCGCTCCAGCGCCTCCTGCCTCTCAGCGAGGAACGCGACCCGCTCGGCCGCGAACTCTGGCGAGATGGCCCCTCGTTGCACGGCACTGTCCGCCAGGACCCGCGCATACTCCGGCGTCTGCAACAGCCCGGGGATGATCCCGATCTCGAAGAGGCGGAGTTCCACCGCTCGGCCCTCGTAGCCGACGTACTCCGGGAAGCCCTCCAGCAGCGCGCCGTGACGGACTTCGAGCGACAGGCGCTCGAACGTGTCTCCGCCCCCGAGAGCCGCGTCCAGACTGCGCGAAAAGCGCAAGGTCGGAACTTTGCGACCGGTTTCCACGGCCGAGATGTGGGTGCTCGAATACCCCATCCGCTCGCCCAGTTCCTCCTGCAGCCAGCCACGCGCCACCCGCATAGCGCGCAGACGTGCACCGTACGCGGCCTGCGGCGAGCTGTCCGGGTTCAACTCCTTGATGTTCACAGGGCTCCCACCAACCTTTCGTCCTCCCCTGACACGTTGAATGCTTCCCGGCAACCGACCACTCTGAACCCGCTTGGTAGTGATCCGACTACGGAGAGGAGCGGCGGCATGCCCAACCCAGGGAACGAATGGCGGCAGCGGTTCAGCAGCACACGACGAGGCGCACGCCTCGCCCGGCATCTGGCGGAGCTCGAACTCTGCCGGTGGGACTTCCCGCTCGGCGGGGAGGAGTCCGAGCGGGTCGCGCAGGTCGTCGCCGAGCTGGCGGCCAACGCCGTGACCCACGGCTGCGTGCCGGGGCGGGACTTCGAGCTCCGGCTCCGCGAGCTGGACGGGGTGCTGCGGGTGGAGGTGTCCGACGCGCACGCCGGGAAGCGGCCCGACCTCCGGCCCCCCGGGGACGGCCACGGCTACGGGCTGCGGATCGTCGAGGAACTCTCCGACGCCTGGGGCGTCACCGGCCGGGTGGTCGGCAAGACCGTCTGGGCCGAGGTGGCCAAGCGGCGGCGGCCGGCCGCTACGGCAGGGCGGCCGTGAGGGCCGCCAGGGTCGGGGCCCAGGCGCTCGTCGCAGGGGTGCCGTAGCCGACCACCAGCGCCTCACGCGCCGGCATCGGCGAATCCGGGTGGCGGAAGCGGGCCAGGCCCTCCAGGGCGAGGTCCTGCCAGGCGGCGGCCTGGACGAGGGACCGCTCCGTGCCCGGCGGGAGGTCCAGCACGGCGTGCAGGCCCGCCGCGATCCCGGACACCGGGACCCGCCCCGCCACGGCGGCGACGAGCTCGTCCCGGCGGCGCCGGTACCGCAGGCGCATGCCGCGCACGTGGCGGTCGTACGCCCCGGAGGTGATGAACTCCGCCAGGGTCAGCTGGTCCAGCGCGCTGGACGTCCAGTCGACCGCGCCCTTCGCGGAGAGGACCTCCTCCAGCAGGTCCGGCGGGAGGACCATCCAGCCCATCCGCAGCCCCGGCGCCAGGGACTTGCTGGCCGTGCCGAGGTAGACCACCCGGTCGGGGTCCAGGCCCTGGAGCGCGCCGACGGGCTGGCGGTCGTAGCGGAATTCCCCGTCGTAGTCGTCCTCCAGGATCAGCCCGCCGGTGCTCCGCGCCCAGTCCACGGCCGCCGCCCGCCGCTCGGGGGTGAGGGCCGCGCCCGTGGGGAACTGGTGCGCCGGGGTCAGCAGCACCG contains these protein-coding regions:
- a CDS encoding DUF397 domain-containing protein; translated protein: MTTRSDSPRWFKSSYSNNGGNCVEVAVNLPGIVPVRDSKTPGGPVLNFGAEAFAAFVAGIKAP
- a CDS encoding ATP-binding protein, with the protein product MPNPGNEWRQRFSSTRRGARLARHLAELELCRWDFPLGGEESERVAQVVAELAANAVTHGCVPGRDFELRLRELDGVLRVEVSDAHAGKRPDLRPPGDGHGYGLRIVEELSDAWGVTGRVVGKTVWAEVAKRRRPAATAGRP
- a CDS encoding DUF397 domain-containing protein is translated as MTTTPRWRKSSYSNNGGQCVEVALNLPGTVPVRDSKTPGGPMLTFRAAAFAAFLAGVRTP
- a CDS encoding helix-turn-helix domain-containing protein, with translation MNIKELNPDSSPQAAYGARLRAMRVARGWLQEELGERMGYSSTHISAVETGRKVPTLRFSRSLDAALGGGDTFERLSLEVRHGALLEGFPEYVGYEGRAVELRLFEIGIIPGLLQTPEYARVLADSAVQRGAISPEFAAERVAFLAERQEALERVRPPMVFVVMDESCIRRPVGGPEVMGAQLERLVEFAARPHTMLQVAPYEIGERRPFDLPVNLLTLADRSVVAYAESQSQGHLDRETVSVLPMLTAYHQLQAEALSQAASVAMINEVRKGTP